The Ipomoea triloba cultivar NCNSP0323 chromosome 13, ASM357664v1 genomic interval CTTCTCTGTTCAGATCTACAAGTGTAAATCCTAACTCATCAGCTTTCACACCGTGTTTACTATCTACCCATTTACATCGGAACATCGGCACCCTAAATTAAACATAATCAACCTCTCATATCTCTTCAATCACACCACATTTGGTCCCTCATGttatataattagaattgtttttaataatttatttttcatgagGTTATAATTGTCCAATCCTTTCAACCATTAAACTGGTTTAGACCTAATAATCTTGATTTATCATTTAATCTATTACTCTATGTAAATCACCAGATCAGAGTTTCTACATAATCCTCACTAAGTTTTAGGTGAGTCGACATTTAGTGTGATTCGGAAGGGGTAATCTCTACACAAAATCATTGAGGTGTACTATACAAGAAAGCTAGCTTTGAGCTCAGCTATGTTACACACAGATTTGTCAAAGCTACGTACGAGGGCATGCACAACCACCGATTACatagaagaaggagaagaaagttAAATGGTTGAAAGGATTGGACAATTATAATctcatgaaaaataaattattaaaaacaattctaattatataaCATGAGGGACCAAATATGGTGTATTATGAACAATTGAAGAATTAgatttgttcaaatcaattgacaggggttaaatttttaaaagtaaaacaattgagTGGCCAAAAGCgccattttccctatatatatatatatacacacacacacatatatatatcacatatatatatatatgtatatatatatgtatgtatacatatatatgtacatacatatatatgtacatatatatgtatacatacatatatatatacacatatatatatatatacacacacacacacacacacatacatgtatgtgtatatatttgtatgatatattttttatatatttatttatttttattttaattaattaattaattatttgtttatttattatgattccAATATAATACATATTTACTGCCAAACGAAGTGACTCATTATACttaaaactcattatcattacAAAGGATTGGGTCATACTTGTGTAAAGCCCACGGATCATTATTTGTGTGTCCGGCCAGGTCAAtatacaaatgtaatacttataatataCTAGCAAAATGTAATGTTAAATTAGGAATacaatatttgttacttataagggaaaacataatacttttgaagacaaatataatgtttttatattttgaagtaaaagtattacttttttaatcaaaagtattatattttgcttaagtaatgttgcacttataaatgaaaatataatacttttgataaaaaaaaatataatacttttacatcaaaatgtaaaagtattacatttttcctcaaaattaaagtattacaatttcctaaagtaataaacattttattcttgatttaatattacatttgctagtataagtattccATTTTATCTTGACGCGACCAGTTTCACGAATCACGCACAAATTTTTGGCTATTTGGTTCATATTACCATTTCGATTCCAATGTtggaaccaaacacaccctaagatttTGGACAGCTAGATAATAGAGAGCTATTATCACAAAAAATTAGTAATTGACGCTTCCAAAGGTGATGTGGCCAGCCCATTCAAGATCATATCCTTTAAAGTGTTGAAGTATGGACCTCTCTATGCTCAGCTCGAACAAGAAGGCACTCGCATATTTAACAATGCAATGAACATGCACAAGCCAATCCCATGCATATCTGAAATGAAAGTCGTCTTTGCCAGAACAGTGAACACCATATATTccttttatatacatatatgcattgATATATATATCAAGCTGAAGCAGTCGTAGGGCAACTCTCCTTTGGCGGATAACTAACTAACCAGGTCGAGATTTTTAAGGTTACTTACGTTGTAGCATCCGATTATCTGCCAACAGGAGAGCTGCCCTCCAACTCCTTAGCTCGCGGAAATCCCATTTTTTGATGAATAAATTGGCAAAAGCACGTTGAGGCTTTATAGGCTTCTTTTCTTCTGCGCTTTTAGGCCGTACTCAAGGAATAAACCGTTGGAGAAATGGGATATGCTCTTTTGCAAATGAATTCTACGTATTGTGCCAAAGGATATCCTGTTTATGATTGATGTATATGCCCTCTTCTTTTCATTCATTGGTGGATCATATtggatgtatatatattttgtggtGGGATGTAACTTGTAAGTTCTTCTTGATATATATGGCTTTTTCCAGATCTTTCTTTCACTTTGTGTTGAGATGCTGcctaaatactttaattttgtgcaaaaatataGTGTAAGTGGTGGAACCTCAACTTTTCACATTTGATTTACAAAAAAGCACAGAGCACTATCTGAAGATGCACTCTAAGTGGAGCATGTCTGCACCATTTGAGTATATCCTTCGTTATAttcttccattttattttatatatttatatttgtgataCGAATATATTTCACCTGATCTATATCGGGATTATATTTTAAACCTAACAAATTTTATCTTATGCTTTTAGCATGTACAATAGGTTCAAATAAGTCCAGTTGATCGAGAAATTTCTTATGCTTTTAGTATGCACAATAGGTTCAAATAAGTCCGGTTGACCGAGAAATtgagaaatatatatagtaaaattaaattttcgtGTGATGATTCAATTTATTAAGAATTTATCATTTTGcagtaatcttttttttttcaattttattcaatGAAATGCATACAACAGTTCATAGTTATTTTGAAACATCAACATCATATAagcttgctttaattttttcatccaaaaaaaaaaaagaagaagaaaagagatcAGAACAATAAATAGAACAAAATCAGGAGCATCATATCATCACTTTGACTTCTTTGAGTTCTTTCTGGCAAGTCTTTCCCTCGATATCTTTACTCCCATGTACCTGCACATtgcccaataataataataacaataattatagaaattaaaggAATAATTATCCAGTCTGACTAAACTAAgatcactaattaaaaaaaaaaaaaaaaaaatattaccttCCGAGCATCATAACAGTGGCCTGAGGATTAGTCCCAGGAGAGTAATAAAACGTGGATCCATCGACGATTCGCAGGTTATTAACTCCGAAAACCTTATAATTCTGGTCGACAACTCTGCCGACCTGGCAACCTCCATGGTAGTGCCAGATTGTCATCACGCTGTCCTTGCAAAACTGCTCCAACGATATGGAGGCGTTTGTGTGTTTGGGCAGCAGGTTCACCGGCGCCGACGCGCTCATGTTCAGGAGGATCTTCCAGGAAAGGCTGTCGAGCCGGAACTTGGCGAACGGCTTCGATTCGATTATGGATTCGATGACTTTGATGCCGTTCACGCAACGCTGTAGGTCTTCCGGGTTCTTGAAGTAGTTGAAGGTGACGGAGGGGTTGTCGTCCGGGCTTAGAGTTCGGAGGAATAGGTCGCCGGAGGAGAGTGGGCCCATGATCTTCTCCAAGATGAACCCTCCTTGGAACGCCGGTTGTTCTAGCTTGCTCATGGCCGCGATAGCGTCGGCGATGGCTTCTGGGGTTCTTTGTTTCGGTGGCACCGTTGAAAGCTGTCCGATCTGCGtccaatcaatttttttaaaattattattgaccATAATATATTGAACAATTTTCATGTTACACTATTTCACGAGTCTcaatttatgaaatttattaGATCTaagaattaatattttctataaACTGCATATTACAATTTTACCATAAGATATTGagttaatttagtatttttcttgatttagtcgTAAATGAATTTTTGCACTTAATTAAACCCTTGACTTTGATAATTTTACCTTATTAAGTCTTCTGTTAAGATAGTTTGGTAATTTTCACATATATTAATACATAATTTAGTGATCGACTATAATAGTTTTATCCAAATTAGTCTTccactatagtgattttactcaattttattattaaatatagtaattttttatttagtccttgattcTAATAGTCGAGTACTCAATtgaataaaatcatcaaagttgaTGACGTAATTAAGCGCAAAAAAAGGTAATTTAAgactaaatcgaaaaaaaattactataatcgataactaaattgaacattaactcataaaatatcataaataatggtTAAAGTATTAATTAGCATAAACAAGTAATTTAAGATTAAATcgaaaaaaattactataatcaattactaaattgagtattaactcataaaatattataaataatgattaaaatattaattatatctaCAATTCTATTATGACTCATTTATACCAATTGAGATCCATAAAATGGACTCACAAGTAGTGAGCCCCATTAATTGAGAGAAAGTGTTACCTTAGGAGAGAACATTCCATAATCATGGCTAGGGACAGAGGCGGCGAAGTTTTCGCCGGAGGCGGCTTCGATGTAGCTACCAAAGGGGGTTATTCCGACGATCTGAATGAGGGAAACCTCGACGGGGACCGGAGACGGCACGAACACGGCGTTCATCGGATTATCCGACATGCCTCGTCCGACCATGGGCTGGTCCAAAATCACACTGATATTATGGTCCTTAAGATGTTGGGCCGGCCCTATTCCACTCAGCATTAGTAACTGTGGGCTCCCAAGGGCCCCAGCTGACACAATAATTTCGTTCATTGATCCTTTCTTCAAGATCGCCTTGTGCCTCACCCCTAATGCATCTCTAAACACCACTGAACTCGCTCTTAGCTTTACACTACCTGCaattttttatacatttattaaaCTTTACGATGCGAATCAACACCGGTACTAATACCATTATATTATTGACACATGTTTCAGTACTATTCAGTAcaatcaaatataatatatctagtTGTACTAGATACTAAACAAATTctaaaagtttacaaaaagtGCGAGTTAGAATAACTCCAATGAGAGTGGGATCATAGTTTCCTAGAatgtaacaaaaaaatattgcatCTCAATagaccaaataataaaatcccTATGTTAATATAGTTATTATTCGATTTAGCCCTTCAACTACAAGAGTTTCAATTTAATGTGTTTAATACcccctctgtctcattttatctgtcttacttactatttattggtcaaatcaactatttcttcttggtttattttctttatcattttttacttgtttttaaatttaattttttgagtttaatagtacttttagtgtagtttctaaatatataaattttgtatattaatattaaacttaatattatgaaaaattgaattaaaaataattttaagcaagcctcgttaatcgaaccaagcacataaaatgagacggagagAGTAATTTTTATGAGAGCGATATCATAATTACCAAGAATGTAACATAAATTGAGAGTTATTTAATACTCAATTTGGTCCCTCCCTCAAGTATATAAATTTCACCAACTTTTTTAAAAGTGAGGGTATAAATGTAATTTCACAATCACTAGATTAGTGATTACTGATTAGCTAATGATGAATGTAGAAATTAAATGAAATGTACCTTTGTGTCTAAACAAGATTCGGTGAACGGTAGCATGTAAGAGAACGGTGAGGCCGGAGGGGTTAGCGTACTCGAGAAGATCGGCGGCGGTGTGGCGTTGGCCGGAGGAGTTGAAGGTGGAACCGCCGATCTTAGTGCCGTACATGTGGTCGTACGTGAACCCATTGTACGGCGTGATCCCAGCTTCTAGAAGCCCATCTCTGACGGCCGACTGCCACTCCCTCACCGGCGGCATAAACGCCACTTTTTTCTCCACCCACCGGTACGACTCGTTGACCAGGCGGCCCTCCCACCCCACGTCGCTCACGTAGTCCGGCGACGCGCGCGTGTAGAACCCCGCGTTCAGGCAGCTCCCGCCGCCCAgcacgcgcgcgcgcgcgttTATCACCCCGTCCTCGGACACGAAGCGCTGCGACGGCGACGTCGGCGACAGGTCGGAGAGGGCCACGCCGAACGACGACAGGTTTGTGATGTTGGGATTTCCGTACGGCGAGCCTCCACGCTCCAGCAGAAGAACGCTGTAGTTCTGCGACAGCGTCGCCGCCAACGGACACCCGGCGGTGCCCCCTCCGATGATGACATAATCGTAGTACGCCACTTTCGGCGCCGCCGTTGCTTGGTGCATGAAGGAGTAATTCGGAGCTGTCCATTTTCCGACAACATTAACattaaaaaccaaaaacaaaaaaacaacaaaaaagaatcagaaaaaaaaaaaaagaaattaaacctgTTTCAGAAACAGAAGAAGAGACATGGAGAATCAAAAGTCCAAGAAACGCAAGATTGAGCGATTTACAGAGACCAAATGCCATgatgagagagagaagagagagagtatGGAATCTGCAGTAGACTGGTTGGTTTGATGAGAgctaaataaaaagaagaagaaaaaaagagattTATAATAAGTTGGAATAATAGATGAACGATAATTAATTATTGGTAAAATGCAAAAGTTGTCTTAATCTCACCGGTACTAACGGCAATAAGATTGAGAGTATAAAGGTTGCTCTCTGTGTTTGTAGGCTATGGATACGAACTCCAAGTGCACATTTAAAGAAGCAATAAACGAATTGAAATGCATGCAGAAGTtgtgatttaatttatttatatatgctaTATTACAATATCATCAAATTTTGCCtacatattatataataataaaaaatcatacAATGTAATTGCTATTTTAGTTAAAGAGTTCTTGCTATATTTTTTAATGAGTAAGAGACAAACTCTATAGGTGTAATCGAGTTGAATCAACATTAGTCTCATGGTGGTGAATTGGTGAAGGTACCAAATAtccaaaaaaagaatatttatgtAATGTTGAATCTTGCAAATTAATATAAACAATAAGGCactggcatttttgtaattataatgataattagaGACATGCCACTatcctctctttttttctttttttttttttctttttttgttgcatgtagtatacattattttattttgtttttgaaagaattttcctataaaaatataaatgaaaggAATGATATAGAGAAAATTGGTGgttttagtcaattaattatATGCATATTGTAGATCAGTCCATAAATTATTACAACATATAAATTTTCccctttaattatgtgtaaagcGGTGGTTTTAGTCCTCCACTAAccaattatgttaatattaataatgtattattttaaatttttaaattttttaggacaacttagtcattttttatttatatcattttgtttaaataattaattaatcgtTGAGGTTGACAGACACTTTATTTTCATTGGAGTGTATCTAAaacttaaatataattttggtgttcaaatttactaaatattactggttgaaataaatattacgaATTTAAGTACTTTGTTGTTTTCATATGTCGATAAGTTGGAGTGAGTTTTCGATATATAAACACTTTAATTCATAtgtcatttttgtttctttttttttttatagaaaaaaaaaaggagcaatGGTTCAAccacaatttcttttttaattttccatttTCAACAAGACATCACAAAAACAAGCATATTAGATTATTGAAAGATATTTAAGAAATTGTTATGAAATAATTTGCTCACATcaagaaatattaatatgaaaaagtgatataaatatacatattataattcacaaatcaatgtCTGTTATTTGAGTAACCATTTTGTTTAAAAGTTCTTCAAGAATCTATGTAACAAgcaaaaacattacaaataagACATACTTGTCATATATTACAATACTATAGAAATGTGAAATCaaacatataaatatcacattgactatttagaaagataaattcaatttttaaccAATAAATTGGAATTTAAACTTGAAGCTAAAGATAAGTAGATACACGTTTATAACTAATGGACtaaaatcatcattttcttAATGATATATTTGATAAAGATTATTTCCCGAGTATACCTTCCTATACTCCTATGCACCTGCTCAATATCATATCAGAGTCAagtatcatttaaaaaatacttaatttaCGAAGGGTTAGACCTGCACATATATAAGGGCCTTAACCCTTCAACACAAGGTGGAGGTGATTCCATGCACAGAAGGAAAAACACTGGTCCTTTCTCTTCTCTGCTCCTTTTATCATTAATTATagctatttattttattgaatattCAGGAACCTTCAAGAACATTCATTCAGAGGCTTCCCGAAGGAATTCTCAACAATTTGTTCTATCAATACTAATAGTAAAAATATTGtacttcaaaaacaaaaaagttggggtaaatatgtaaattttcaCATGTTGGATAAGTATCTATGTGACTGAATAATCACTACTTACCAGTTACCACATTTAATTTGGAAGAAGAGATTTTCAAAGAacttttcacttttggtccattATTACTAAATCATCTTCACATTTATTATTGGCTATtgattttttcacttttggtgtAAGATTTTAAAACATTGTGACATTTAATTTTTCCTAACTAATTTTCAATTATCCGAGacaatattaaattatacgTGAAGAAAATTACTTATTTTGAATGACAAAATAGTCTAAGAAAGTTACATACAGATAAGTAGCTTACGTAGCGCATGATTTAATTTGGTTGTTAATGACCAAAATTTGAACCGAAGGGATCAAACATAGCAATGTTTTAAAAGTTTTGcacaaaatgtgaaaaaaaatggGAATAAATGTGGAAATGAATCTATAATCgtgggaccaaaaataaaaagtaacgttttcattatatttataatttttataaatagtgTAAGTGATTCAACATACACTTTTTAAATATGACATTtagaaaattattatgtggactccCAAGTTTTACTCGACTTTTAAATTCTTGATGTAGACATATCTCTTAGGACACACATGATGACAATAACATATCATTGTCTGTCACTTCAAGAAGTgaaagtaaaaaagtaaaatttagaaGTAAATGTAATAGAACTTGTAGCCATACTGGTAGCCTGTAACATAGTGTACTTGCAGTGCAATTTATTAGACGTTGTAATTTCTTATATTCTAAGGTTGCTTTCTTGGCATTAACTGGTGCAGTTAGGAATGGGGTACAGTGGTACTCTGTACAGGTCATTTAGTAcaatacaattattaaatatcataGATTCTAATTTTaactacggagtaataatttaaaatcaaaGACTATTTTGGATGGAATTCAACTGTTGTTTGTACAAGTAGTGAGAAAAGGATTATGAATTTTCCAAAGTACGCTTGAACAAGAAagtcaaaattaaagaaattttcaaaaaaaaaaaaaaaagaagaagaaagaacgAAAGTCAAGAGAACAATGCTATGGATGGATATGACATTGCTTTCAATATGGTGTCTAGCTCCCCATTGGAAAGAGAagttaatatttcaaaattgaagttatttctaccaattaatattaattatagggaaaattgtaatttatgttcctctataatatgccaattatcaatgtcacccctgaattattagtggtgtaaatattgccactcaattttcaaaaaacggtacatatattgcccctcccatgGTGTAAATATTGTTCGGCCCCTCCTTCGTTACAGGAGGGCAATATATATacggtttttaaaaattgaggggcaacatttacacaactaataattcaagggtgacattgataattgacatgtTATAGAGCTGAGggacaaaaattacaattttcccttaattttaattcaagaaagttttaatttgattcttGTTGTTAACAGCTAAGTTGTTTGGTTTCTCCTTGTAGCctagtggcaccaagttacACTCTCATGTGGAAGGTTGTGGATTTGTGCCTTTGTGGAGTcagtattgactttttgtgtttcaataggtatattgcattgtaacagagtcagtagtactaaaaaataattattaacttgtgtgaatatttttttcaatcatATTGATCAagatattacatttttagttcTTTACTCTAACATCTTCCCtttgatttttataataattcattaaatcagtATAAGTTGAGTACAACTTTGACATCATTAATCTAAAGGTAGGTGAAAAATATTAAGGAATGATTAACCATGGCAGACTACAGTAGGCGATGTTCGACAAATgactaaatataataaagaaatttgaaaacacaatattatatgtgatacaattaattgaatctcatatttacaataatacccaatatagtcctcgactatagtggttttactcagtttagtcctaagtgactttttgtactctatttagtcctcgactttaatggttttactcactttagtcctctgttaagaattctgtttgttgggtgttaataacaaggttaacatggtaatttcatttctattttgttttttatcaaattaattattaattatatgtcctaatttATCTCTATCTTAGTATCTCTAATGTATTGATACTACAGGAACAGAATGCTAATTGattgagtttgaattcattACTGTTAATGCTATTTGCTAATTATTTGCTAATTGCTTTGTGTTTGGattcatttgaaaataactaaaaatgctTCTATTTGAATTCATTTGAAAAGTGATCAGAATTTCAATATGCCAAAGTTAACTAATTGCTCATTATTTGCTaactgtttttttcttttttttcctaaagtattataatttactttgtctttagtatgcaattgtgtaaatatatatagaacatataattaataattaatttgataaaaaaaataaaatagaaatgaaattaccatgttaaccttgttattaacacccaacaaacagaattcttaacagaggactaaagtgggtaaaatcattaaagtcgaggactaaatagagtacaaaaagtcacttaggactaaattgagtaaaaccactatagtcgaggactatattgggtattaactctttacaaacgtaaataataataataaaaaattaaaaagaattaattgtGTATAACTTATAAATGAAAGTGGAATACAATTGtcactaattaataatttcaattccccTCTTTAAAACAATTAGTCAACTCTTCTGCTGTTCACAATCCCAATTACTAAACATCCTGACCCTACCTTTTCTCACCAAGAAAACATGACCAATAAATCCCATGCACGcacaaacaaatattatattaaaaccaAACCATGACTTATAGTTTAAATGAAAAATGGGAAATCCAAATATATGTCAATCATACGTATGTCTTTTGTATCGAGTACAATTATACGTATTATTGAAGTTGTATAATGTACGGTAAATCTCTTGTCTCTTCATTACAACATCAAAATCATATATAGTTGCACTTGGTGCAAAATAATGCCTGCAAAAGTTCTAAGATCAGTACTATATAGAACTTTCTCGTTGTAtatcttttttaaataataatatatattgtgcccatgctttaaaaataaacaatataatttgaaagaatttttaaattgatattCAAAATTATGTCAATTAGTATCATGCATTTGTAACACACACATGACACAACCACAATTGATATGTTTGATTGCAACAGGTACCATAAAGACTAGTGTTGATACTACCAATGAACGGCTAATAGGATACACGTACATTTGTAGCTTATATAAAGTG includes:
- the LOC116002029 gene encoding protein HOTHEAD-like, producing MAFGLCKSLNLAFLGLLILHVSSSVSETAPNYSFMHQATAAPKVAYYDYVIIGGGTAGCPLAATLSQNYSVLLLERGGSPYGNPNITNLSSFGVALSDLSPTSPSQRFVSEDGVINARARVLGGGSCLNAGFYTRASPDYVSDVGWEGRLVNESYRWVEKKVAFMPPVREWQSAVRDGLLEAGITPYNGFTYDHMYGTKIGGSTFNSSGQRHTAADLLEYANPSGLTVLLHATVHRILFRHKGSVKLRASSVVFRDALGVRHKAILKKGSMNEIIVSAGALGSPQLLMLSGIGPAQHLKDHNISVILDQPMVGRGMSDNPMNAVFVPSPVPVEVSLIQIVGITPFGSYIEAASGENFAASVPSHDYGMFSPKIGQLSTVPPKQRTPEAIADAIAAMSKLEQPAFQGGFILEKIMGPLSSGDLFLRTLSPDDNPSVTFNYFKNPEDLQRCVNGIKVIESIIESKPFAKFRLDSLSWKILLNMSASAPVNLLPKHTNASISLEQFCKDSVMTIWHYHGGCQVGRVVDQNYKVFGVNNLRIVDGSTFYYSPGTNPQATVMMLGRYMGVKISRERLARKNSKKSK